The proteins below are encoded in one region of Huiozyma naganishii CBS 8797 chromosome 7, complete genome:
- the KNAG0G00100 gene encoding uncharacterized protein, whose protein sequence is MYRTAVVRVEKRDCSSHFNESVAPITEAALSVQQEVSNFDREKFSSTKARFLLAPASLLFQLLKSKSESKLGDYAHNFCVFIYLDDVYAQFSFAGNFPRPTDTISVFEEPLADELFLKKARYFREILTDDRHTAYFTHLCQLAAVDIRKVTSEKVEFLPVFQYRYVLDAIKAWTTYAALYPQAATTISDITALFVEKKAQVWRWVTTTYSLLCNELTQTTQRFVKERGPNACIVGGKHFSKDYLVELYHDNQREFDSATESLRRYFGNILTVEIVADRLVNDRSVNLAENPRSRKSSFQNLFGAAVPADVAPCAERTTSPDEDKDIIHLVNLCARAVMWMIYVGAGGPYRFPEIQKLKYASNDRDLYADSESRCIEIHAGYSKAQILRPVTKQLDKNTSDYLLFYTMIVVPIRNHVAGRLSSVMSRDLADEMGMRVEEHTANAADGEGCRLSDAGFTTQVLNSYLFADLSCGKLLKYANFAKGARKFPVSVPQDQRLSLRDLRHGIIYFMRRHTNVGRIVAGSDAVERLAGHTAATGRTVYAVPDSVVNHE, encoded by the coding sequence atgTACCGCACAGCCGTTGtgagagttgaaaaaaggGATTGCTCGTCTCATTTCAACGAATCTGTTGCTCCTATCACGGAAGCAGCATTATCCGTGCAACAGGAGGTGAGCAATTTTGATAGAGAGAaattttcatcaacgaaaGCAAGGTTTCTGTTAGCTCCTGcttctcttttgtttcaacttctgAAAAGTAAATCGGAAAGCAAGCTGGGTGACTATGCCCACAACTTCTGTGTTTTCATCTATCTGGACGACGTCTACGCGCAGTTCAGTTTTGCGGGGAACTTCCCCAGACCCACCGACACCATTTCCGTGTTTGAAGAGCCGCTGGCCGACGAGCTGTTTCTGAAAAAGGCACGTTACTTCCGCGAGATCCTCACAGACGACCGCCACACCGCTTACTTTACCCACCTCTGCCAGCTGGCGGCCGTGGACATCCGCAAAGTGACCTCCGAAAAGGTCGAGTTCCTCCCTGTCTTTCAATACCGCTACGTCCTTGACGCCATCAAGGCCTGGACAACGTATGCCGCGCTGTATCCGCAAGCGGCAACAACCATTAGCGATATAACAGCCCTGTTTGTGGAAAAGAAGGCTCAGGTGTGGCGGTGGGTCACTACCACATACTCTCTGCTGTGCAACGAGCTGACGCAGACAACCCAGAGGTTCGTCAAGGAGAGGGGCCCCAACGCCTGCATAGTGGGCGGCAAGCACTTCTCGAAAGATTACCTAGTTGAGCTTTACCACGACAACCAACGGGAGTTCGACAGTGCCACCGAGTCCCTCAGACGCTACTTTGGAAACATTCTGACCGTGGAAATTGTGGCCGACCGGTTGGTCAACGACCGCTCTGTTAACCTTGCAGAGAACCCCCGCTCCCGGAAGTCCTCCTTCCAGAACCTCTTCGGTGCGGCGGTGCCGGCGGACGTGGCGCCGTGTGCCGAACGCACCACGAGCCCAGACGAAGACAAGGACATCATCCACCTGGTCAACCTTTGCGCGCGGGCCGTCATGTGGATGATATATGTTGGTGCCGGCGGGCCCTACCGTTTTCCGGAGATCCAGAAGCTCAAGTACGCGAGCAACGACAGGGACCTGTACGCGGACTCCGAGAGCCGCTGCATCGAAATCCACGCGGGGTACTCCAAGGCCCAGATCTTGAGGCCCGTGACCAAGCAGCTAGACAAGAACACCTCTGACTACCTGCTCTTCTACACCATGATAGTTGTTCCGATCCGCAACCACGTCGCTGGCCGGCTTTCCTCGGTGATGTCCCGCGACCTCGCCGACGAGATGGGAATGCGTGTCGAGGAACACACCGCCAACGCGGCGGACGGCGAGGGCTGCAGGCTCTCCGACGCTGGTTTCACGACACAGGTCCTCAACAGCTACCTGTTTGCCGATCTCAGCTGCGGGAAGCTGCTCAAGTACGCGAACTTTGCAAAGGGTGCGCGCAAGTTTCCCGTCTCGGTGCCCCAGGACCAGCGCCTGAGCCTCCGCGATCTCCGCCACGGTATCATCTACTTCATGCGGCGGCACACCAACGTAGGGCGAATTGTAGCCGGCTCGGATGCCGTCGAGCGGTTGGCCGGCCACACTGCCGCCACCGGACGTACTGTCTATGCGGTACCCGACAGCGTAGTGAACCACGAG